ACTAATCAAAGTTTACTGGAACAATTTGTTGCTAAAACCGAAGATTATAATAAACGTGCTGGTTTGCGGGTAATTACGATCTGGAATACGATTACTGGTGGAATCAGCCAGAATGTTGGACAAACCTTTGCCAGCCATGCGCCAACTTTGCTTGGCTTAACCGGCCAGAATACAGGAGGTGGATTAACCATTTACAATAACAGCCTTCCAGGAATGGCACTTTCCTGTAACTACTGTAGCGATGAACAGAATATGAAAGATCATATTGCTTCTGCTTCCGCAGGATGGGATCATAATTCACCACGCTTTGTGATTATACAAGCGCAGCCCTGGAATAATGCAAGGCCAACAAGTTTTAAGAATGTGGCCAGTTCCCTGAATGCAGACTATGTGGTAGTGCGTCCGGATCATATCTTTCAGCTGATCCGTGAATCCAAAGGTCTTCCAACCAGTCTGCCGGCGAAATCCCATTTATCTAATAAACTATAAAATGAGTTAGTACAGAAATCTGATCAGGCAGCAGTATCCATGCGAAAAGAATGACCCTTTTTGCATGGATTTTAACTGTTTAAACCTTCTTTTTTTGATTCGCATGCATACTGGTTGCATAATCGGTAGGAGACATTCCAAACTGTTTGGCGAAAATCCGACCAAAATGAGTTTGAGAACTATATCCCACCATCTCTGCAATCTCGTAGATTTTAAGGACACCTTCATTCAATAATTCCGCTGCTTTTTTCAACCGTGCCAGGTTAATCAGTTCATTTGGAGAAAGATTGGAAATCGATTTTATTTTCCGGTATAATGTCGGCCTGCTCATATTCATGTGATCAGTCAGCAGGTCTACATCTAATTGCGGGTTACTGATGGCCTGATCTATAATCACCTGTATTTTTTTTAAAAACTGTTCATCTGCCTTAGAATAAGCAAGGCTCTTGATATGGAGCAACGGTGAACTTGAAAAATAAGCTTTGATTTTATTGCGGTTAGCAATCAAACTAGACGCCTGTACCTGTAAAAATTCCGGAGAAAATGGCTTCTCAATATAAACATCTGCACCAAGTTCCAAACCCTCAATCTTAGACTGTAAACTGTTTTTAGCTGTTAACAGGATAACCGGAATATGGCTGAATGCTATCCCTGATTTAATCCTTCTGCAAAATTCAAAACCGTCCATTTTAGGCATCATTACATCACTGATTACCAAGTGTACAATTTCTTTCTCCAGGATTTCAAGTCCTTCAATACCGTTCGACGCGATCAGGACTTTGAACTTTTCGCCCAGGTCATCTGCTATGAATTCAAGAATTTCTTCATGATCATCCACCACAAGAATCACCGGTTTCTCCTGGTTGTCATCTGCTGTATTGGTTACAAAGTTTAAATCTTTTTCCATTTTCCTTTTAAGTTGAACTCTATCATTTGATGAATGGGGAATGTGGCCACCAGTATATTATAATCAGTACTCGTTTCTTCCAATTTAAGGGATCCCTTATGCAATTCGGCCAGTGATTTTGCAATAGACAGGCCGATGCCGGTTCCCTGTTTAATTTCGGCCTCTTTTGTCCTGAAAAATGGTTCAAAAATCTGATTCGCGAGTTCCGGTTTGATTTTATTTCCATCATTCAGCACCCGTACAATAAACTGATCCTGCTGTTCATTTGCGGTGAGCGTCACCCTTACTATATGCTTCCCATATTTAATAGCGTTATCTACCAAATTACTCATTATTTTATAGAAGGCTTCCAGATCTATATAAGCATATACCGGCTCTGCGGGTAAAAAGGTCTCGTAAACAATCTCTTTCTGTTCGGCAGCAAGCATAAACTGTAAATTCACATCATGAAGGATCTCAGAGATGTTTGCTTTAACAAAATTTAAAGAAAACCCATTAATCTCTGTTTTTCTGAAGTCCAGCAGCTGATTAGTCAAATTCAGTAAACGATCCGTATTGCGCTCCATAATTTTCAGGTTCTTCTCCAATGCAGGAACTTCTCCCGCAGACTTGATCATTTTCTCCATTGGCCCTTTAATCAAGGTAAGCGGTGTTCGTATTTCGTGCGCCACATTAGTGAAAAACTCAATCTTTGCCTGATAGATCTCCTTTTCCTTTTTATGTTCAAATATTTCCATACGCCGGTTGTTTTTACGCTGGATGGTTTGATGGTATTGCCTGATCAGCAAAGCGGTTAAACCAATAAACAGCAGTGTATAAATTAGCCAGGCAAGTGGACTTTTCCAATAGGGCGGAAGTACAACAATAAACAGCTTAATGTTGTTTTTACTCCATACGTTACTGCCCTGGATCATCGCTTTAGCTTCAAAAATATATTCTCCCGGAGCAAGTTTTGTAAAGTATATTTTGCGGTTCGTCTTAAGATATTGCCAGTTGTTATACAACCCGCTTATTTTATAAGCATACTCAGTTTTTTCAGGAGAAAAATAGCTTAATGCAGCAAAATCAATGTTAAAAGAAGACTGATTGTTATTCAGTGTAATGTGATGAGTATATAAAACAGATTGTTGCAGTACGGAGTCTTCTTTTTTTGGCTGAGCTTCAGTATTGTCAATCTTAAAGCCTGTTAAAAATAAAGGTGCAGTTTTAGCATTGGTATTCAGCTGATCCGGAAAAAAACTAATCAATCCTTTTACACTTCCAAAATACATCCTGCCATCAGTATCCTTATAAGCAGAACTATAGTTGAACTGATCGGTCAGCAGACCATCTGTTTTTGTATAAACTTTAACAGTCTTTTTAAGCGGATCAAAACTAACCAGCCCACGGGTACTGCTGATCCATAATTTATGCTGATCATCCTCCAGGATATTAAAAAGGAAGTTGGCCGGCATCCCGTTCTTTACCGTATAAGATTTAAAACGGCCTGTTTTTTTATGGAGGACAGATAAACCACCACCATCAGTAGTAATCCACAGGTTCTTTTTACTATCCTGAAAAATACAATTTACAGTATTATCAGGCAGACTGCCAGTGTCTTTAGGGTCATTTCTGTAATTCTTATAAAGACTGTTACCTAATTTGAAGTTGAAAAGTCCGTCATTGAAAGTTCCTGCCCAGATTGTTCCTTCTGCATCTTCTTTAAGTGTATTAAAAAACAGAAAAGGTAAACCCGGTACAGGATCAAAATCATCCTTTTTGCTATTGTAAGTATAAATGCCTGCTGTAGTGGCAATCAGAAGATCGCCAGCTCTGGTTTTACATAAACTTAAGATGAAATCTGATCGAAGTAGACTTCCCTTACGCATATGATAATGTTTGGTAATTAAACCGGTATTGATATTCATTACATCCAGCCCGTGTTCAAAAGTACCGATCCAAAGCTTATCGCCATCTGCAAGCAGCCCATGGATATTATAATGAGCGATAGTCTGTTTACTGCCATCAGGGAAATAAGAGCTGAATTTGCCGCTTCCGGGAGTTAACTTATTCAATCCTGCATCCTCGGTTCCGATCCATAAATTGCCGTTCTTGTCTTTACAGATTTCCCTGATATCATTTCCGCTAATCGAGTTTTCCTGCTGTGTAGGAAAGTATTTGGTGAAAATGGAAGATTGGGCCGCATAATAATTCATTCCGCCAAAATAAGTTCCGGCCCACATGCCACCCTCTGTATCCCGGCAAAGGGAATAAATTGCATTGTCAGATAGGGAGTAGGGGTTGCTGTTTCGCTTTTGCAAGTGAACCAGTTTTTTGCTTTGGTGGTTGTAAATATAAAGTCCGGATTCTGTGCCAATCCAATACTCCTGGTCGTTCAGTTTTTTTATGGCCCGGACAAAAATATGGGTCTTGTCCTTGTTCATCACAATCAGATCTTTCAAAACATTGGTTTTAAGATCGAATAACTTGATTCCCTGGTTTGTCGTTCCAATAATTAGCTGCTGATCATTTGTTTCTTCGATTGAAGAGATCCATCCGATAGCTTTATTTTTCTTTTTACCCGTTAAAGAAAGGATTTCAAAAGTCCGCGATGTTTTGTCGTATCTGGCGAGAGAACCCCTGGGGCTGCTCACCAGAATTTCCCCATTTGGACGGCAATAGATATAAGTTGGGTTAAATGACTGACCTAGTTGTACCGTAGAAAACTTTTTCTGAAGGATATTGTAAATATATACTTTGTCCGAAGAAAGCATCCATAAATTACCTTCATGATCGAGCGTGAGCACACTGACACTCCTGTTTTTCGTCTCTTTGACCAGCGTAAAAAATTCGTTAACCGCGTTGTAGTGGTATAAGCCCTGAGCTGTTCCTACCCATAAACTGGCTGGTTTGTCACTAAGTAAAGAATAGACCTTATCACTGCCCAGACTTTTTTCATTTGCAGGATCATGGCGATAAGTTTTGAAAGAATAACCATCAAACCTGTTCAGGCCATCTTTTGTCCCCATCCACATAAAACCACTACGATCCTGAGTACTACAAAACACACTATTATTAGATAGGGCATTCTCTACCTGGTAATGTTTAAAGTAATAAGGCTGTGCCTGCAATAGCCTGGCAGACAACAATAAAAAAAATAAGGTTAGAATTCTCAATTTGGTCTGATCGTTATTCCAAATATATTAATAATTATAAAGCTGAACCGATTTATAGCTAAACCTTTTCTAGCCGTATCAATAAAAAAATAGAGACAAAATGAAGAATTATTGATACAAACGTGTGCAACAACCAAAAGCTAAAAAACTAATATTTGATTGTGCCCGGATAAAATCACCTGACAATCCTGGTACACCTAACCAAATATAAATTCTTTATGGAAAAAACTCTACATGCTTATTGCAGAAGTGTGCGCTTAAAGCAATGTTTGCTTAAAGCTTTTAGCTTTTGTGTTTTCCTTCTTTTCTCCCTGACCAGTACCGCACAAACGAGCAACGTGAGCGGGACAGTCACGGACGAGAAAGGACAGACATTGATCGGTGTCACAGTGAAAATTAAAAACACGAAAATCGGCGGAATGTCTGATTCGAACGGGAAATTTAAACTGACTGTTCCGGATAAAAATGCTGTTTTGGTATTTGCTTACATCGGATACACGACGCAGGAAGTCCGTTTGAACGGACAAACTGAGCTCACCGTTAAACTGAAAGACTACGACAATGATCTTCAGGAAATTGTAGTGACAGGATACGGTTCGCAAAAAAGAGAATCGATTACCGGTGCAATTTCTTCTGTAACCAGCAAGGATATCGAGCGGGTACACGGAGGATCTACAGTGAGTACAGCATTGGCAGGAAAGATCCCCGGCGTTACCTTCCGGATGACAGACGGCCGGCCGGGAGCAAGTGCCAGTATACAAATCCGTAATATGGGACGTCCATTATATGTTATTGACGGGATCCAGCAGGACGAGGGGCAGTTTAACAACATTGCACCGAACGACATTGAAAGTATTTCAGTACTGAAAGATGCCTCTGCTGCTATTTATGGGGTGCGCGCAGCGAATGGAGTAGTTGTCGTGACCACTAAAAAAGGAACAACTGGTGAAAGCCGGATCAACGTCGATGCTTACCTGGGTGTGCAGAACTGGTCAAGGTTCCCTGATGTGGTACGTAACTCTTATGACTATATGCGTTATAAAGCAGATGCAGAAATAAATAAGAATGGGAGTACTAGCATTACACCGGCAGAACTGGAGAAATACAAACTCGGAACTGATCCTGCCTATAGAAGTTTTGACTGGCGGGATTACATCCTTAAAAGTAATAACAATGCCCCTCAGAATTCGATTAATGTGAACTTTACCGGGGGAACGGATAAAATGAGTTATTATGTTTCCGCAACAAATCTGTATCAGAATTCTGTATTGGGAAAAGAGTACGAATTTAAACGGACTAACATTCAATCTAACATTACGGCAACTGTAGCTAATGGCCTTAAAGTAGGGGTAAATATTAATGGGAGGATTGAAACCCGTGAAAATCCTGGTGTTCCTGGTACAGATGACTACTTGCTGGCACGTTTGGCAGTACTGCGAAATACTCCTTTGGAACGTCCTTACGCCAATGATAATCCAGATTATCTGAATGATATCGGGCATACAGAAACCAACTATGCCTTTTTAAATAAAAAACTTTCAGGGATATATCGTAATGACTGGCGTGTTTTACAAACCAACTTCAATGCTGAATACCAGATTCCGGGTGTAAAAGGGTTGGTTGCTAAAGCTGTATATTCTTATTATCTGGCAGATTATGTGCTCAACAATCATGAATATACTTATAACACCTACACCTACCGTCCTGCTACTGGTACTTACGACGTTACTGGTGGTAGTAATAATCCATACCGTGAACGTGAACAGAAAAAGGAATTTGCGACCACTTTTCAGAGTCAGTTAAATTATAACAATACTTTTGGTAAACATACCGTGGGTGCTACATTGGTTGCGGAAAGAATTAACCTGAGGCATCAGCGGAATTATATACACTCTTCACCAATTTCCAATAACCTGCCTTTAATCTACTTTCCAACTGCCGACAGGTATGATGATGTTGATGATAGCGAAGCACGTATCGGTTATATTGCCAGGTTAAATTATAGTTACAACAGTAAGTATTACCTGGAAGCTTCTGCAAGAAGGGATGCCTCTTATTTATTTGCACCAGATAAACGCGTAGGTTATTTTCCCGGTGTTTCTGCGGGATGGAGAATTACAGAGGAAGGATTCATGAAAAATATCCTGGGAGATAAAAATATCCTGGGTGATCTGAAATTCCGGGCTTCTTACGGTATACTCGGAGATGACAGGAATCCAAATGATCCTAATCAGCCTATTGTATCTCCATATGCTTATCTCCCAGGTTATAACTACAACCAGGGAACAGTGATTCTGGACGGAAACCCGGTGATTGTTTCCAGAGATAAAGGCATTCCTTTAAACCGGATATCATGGCTGAAAAGCAGGACTTTTGATGTAGGAGCAGACTTTAGTATGTTCAACAATAAGCTGACTGGTACGATAGATTATTTCTACAGAAAACGTACTGGATTACTGGGAGGAAGAAATGATATCATTGTTCCTGTTGAACTGGGCTATAGACTGCCGGATGAAAATGTAAACAGTGACGCACAATATGGTCAGGAGATCTCTTTAAATTATAGCAGTAAAATTGGACAGGTTAACTTTAACATCGGGGGTAATTTCTCTTATACACGATCTAAAAACCTGCAATCTTATAACCCGTTATTCTTTAATTCCTGGGATCAGTACCGCAACTCGTCCGAAAACAGGTATACCAATATAGATTGGGGTTATGTTGCTATTGGTCAATTTACTTCTCAGGAACAAATCAATAATTACCCGGTAAATATTGATGGTAAAGGAAACAGAACTCTTTTACCTGGTGATTTGATTTATCAGGATCAGAATGGCGACGGTAAAATTGACGGTTACGACAATCGGCCAATTGGCTTCGGTTATGGCAAGCAACCTAACATTAATTTCGGTCTAAGCTTTGGCGCAAGTTATAAATCTTTTGATTTTCATGCTGATTTTTCCGGAGGAGCAGGTTATACCTGGTTCCAGAATTATGAAACCAGGTGGGCTTTTCAGAACAATGGTAACCTGAATACGATTTTTGAAGACAGGTGGCACAGAGCTGATCCATTTGATTTAAACAGTGAATGGATTCCGGGTAAATATCCTGCAAACCGGTATAATGATGGCGGACATAGCAACAACTATAACTCTACCTTCTGGCTGCACAGTGTCAAATATTTACGGGCAAGAACGATAGAGTTTGGTTATTCTTTACCAGCTGCAATG
The sequence above is drawn from the Pedobacter cryoconitis genome and encodes:
- a CDS encoding response regulator; this encodes MEKDLNFVTNTADDNQEKPVILVVDDHEEILEFIADDLGEKFKVLIASNGIEGLEILEKEIVHLVISDVMMPKMDGFEFCRRIKSGIAFSHIPVILLTAKNSLQSKIEGLELGADVYIEKPFSPEFLQVQASSLIANRNKIKAYFSSSPLLHIKSLAYSKADEQFLKKIQVIIDQAISNPQLDVDLLTDHMNMSRPTLYRKIKSISNLSPNELINLARLKKAAELLNEGVLKIYEIAEMVGYSSQTHFGRIFAKQFGMSPTDYATSMHANQKKKV
- a CDS encoding two-component regulator propeller domain-containing protein; translation: MRILTLFFLLLSARLLQAQPYYFKHYQVENALSNNSVFCSTQDRSGFMWMGTKDGLNRFDGYSFKTYRHDPANEKSLGSDKVYSLLSDKPASLWVGTAQGLYHYNAVNEFFTLVKETKNRSVSVLTLDHEGNLWMLSSDKVYIYNILQKKFSTVQLGQSFNPTYIYCRPNGEILVSSPRGSLARYDKTSRTFEILSLTGKKKNKAIGWISSIEETNDQQLIIGTTNQGIKLFDLKTNVLKDLIVMNKDKTHIFVRAIKKLNDQEYWIGTESGLYIYNHQSKKLVHLQKRNSNPYSLSDNAIYSLCRDTEGGMWAGTYFGGMNYYAAQSSIFTKYFPTQQENSISGNDIREICKDKNGNLWIGTEDAGLNKLTPGSGKFSSYFPDGSKQTIAHYNIHGLLADGDKLWIGTFEHGLDVMNINTGLITKHYHMRKGSLLRSDFILSLCKTRAGDLLIATTAGIYTYNSKKDDFDPVPGLPFLFFNTLKEDAEGTIWAGTFNDGLFNFKLGNSLYKNYRNDPKDTGSLPDNTVNCIFQDSKKNLWITTDGGGLSVLHKKTGRFKSYTVKNGMPANFLFNILEDDQHKLWISSTRGLVSFDPLKKTVKVYTKTDGLLTDQFNYSSAYKDTDGRMYFGSVKGLISFFPDQLNTNAKTAPLFLTGFKIDNTEAQPKKEDSVLQQSVLYTHHITLNNNQSSFNIDFAALSYFSPEKTEYAYKISGLYNNWQYLKTNRKIYFTKLAPGEYIFEAKAMIQGSNVWSKNNIKLFIVVLPPYWKSPLAWLIYTLLFIGLTALLIRQYHQTIQRKNNRRMEIFEHKKEKEIYQAKIEFFTNVAHEIRTPLTLIKGPMEKMIKSAGEVPALEKNLKIMERNTDRLLNLTNQLLDFRKTEINGFSLNFVKANISEILHDVNLQFMLAAEQKEIVYETFLPAEPVYAYIDLEAFYKIMSNLVDNAIKYGKHIVRVTLTANEQQDQFIVRVLNDGNKIKPELANQIFEPFFRTKEAEIKQGTGIGLSIAKSLAELHKGSLKLEETSTDYNILVATFPIHQMIEFNLKGKWKKI
- a CDS encoding SusC/RagA family TonB-linked outer membrane protein — protein: MEKTLHAYCRSVRLKQCLLKAFSFCVFLLFSLTSTAQTSNVSGTVTDEKGQTLIGVTVKIKNTKIGGMSDSNGKFKLTVPDKNAVLVFAYIGYTTQEVRLNGQTELTVKLKDYDNDLQEIVVTGYGSQKRESITGAISSVTSKDIERVHGGSTVSTALAGKIPGVTFRMTDGRPGASASIQIRNMGRPLYVIDGIQQDEGQFNNIAPNDIESISVLKDASAAIYGVRAANGVVVVTTKKGTTGESRINVDAYLGVQNWSRFPDVVRNSYDYMRYKADAEINKNGSTSITPAELEKYKLGTDPAYRSFDWRDYILKSNNNAPQNSINVNFTGGTDKMSYYVSATNLYQNSVLGKEYEFKRTNIQSNITATVANGLKVGVNINGRIETRENPGVPGTDDYLLARLAVLRNTPLERPYANDNPDYLNDIGHTETNYAFLNKKLSGIYRNDWRVLQTNFNAEYQIPGVKGLVAKAVYSYYLADYVLNNHEYTYNTYTYRPATGTYDVTGGSNNPYREREQKKEFATTFQSQLNYNNTFGKHTVGATLVAERINLRHQRNYIHSSPISNNLPLIYFPTADRYDDVDDSEARIGYIARLNYSYNSKYYLEASARRDASYLFAPDKRVGYFPGVSAGWRITEEGFMKNILGDKNILGDLKFRASYGILGDDRNPNDPNQPIVSPYAYLPGYNYNQGTVILDGNPVIVSRDKGIPLNRISWLKSRTFDVGADFSMFNNKLTGTIDYFYRKRTGLLGGRNDIIVPVELGYRLPDENVNSDAQYGQEISLNYSSKIGQVNFNIGGNFSYTRSKNLQSYNPLFFNSWDQYRNSSENRYTNIDWGYVAIGQFTSQEQINNYPVNIDGKGNRTLLPGDLIYQDQNGDGKIDGYDNRPIGFGYGKQPNINFGLSFGASYKSFDFHADFSGGAGYTWFQNYETRWAFQNNGNLNTIFEDRWHRADPFDLNSEWIPGKYPANRYNDGGHSNNYNSTFWLHSVKYLRARTIEFGYSLPAAMLAKIKIKRARFYINGYNLFSIDNMSQYNVDPEVADDNGLQFPQSKVVNVGLNLTF